A window of the Fusarium fujikuroi IMI 58289 draft genome, chromosome FFUJ_chr09 genome harbors these coding sequences:
- a CDS encoding probable pectate lyase 1 has product MKRSALISLIPAFLATASPVPQASEPAGFMVSSGSCGAAEVDELVGYGAKTTGGSGDPVTVTSCSELTSALSNGGVIHIDGQLTGCDIMNVKSDTTILGVGSGSGLVDSGFRIKKADNVIIRNLAMKNPPKEMDLIDIETSTNIWIDHNEFSAEGITGDKDFYDGLLDAKRGSDFLTFSWNKFSDHWKASLIGHSDSNGDQDTGKLHVTYHHNYWSNVNSRAPSIRFGIAHIYSSCYEDLPTSGVNSRMGAQVLVETTAFVNVKRPIVTNLDSKEHGFAIEKDNLFENSEAQITQEKDFVPPYDYTTDFADCICDYLKEKAGTGVINI; this is encoded by the coding sequence atgaagcgATCCGCACTTATTTCTCTCATCCCCGCCTTCTTGGCTACTGCCTCCCCTGTCCCTCAAGCTTCCGAACCTGCTGGTTTCATGGTTTCTTCCGGTAGCTGCGGCGCTGCTGAGGTTGACGAGCTCGTTGGATACGGAGCAAAGACCACTGGAGGATCTGGTGATCCCGTCACCGTCACTTCTTGCTCAGAGCTTACCTCTGCTCTCTCCAATGGCGGTGTCATTCACATCGACGGCCAGCTTACCGGCTGCGATATCATGAACGTCAAGAGCGACACCACCATCCTCGGTGTCGGTTCCGGCTCTGGTCTCGTTGACAGTGGTTTCCGcatcaagaaggccgatAATGTCATCATACGCAACCTCGCCATGAAGAACCCTCCCAAGGAGATGGATCTCATCGACATTGAGACCTCTACCAACATCTGGATCGACCACAACGAGTTCTCTGCCGAGGGCATCACCGGCGACAAGGACTTCTACGACGGTCTCCTCGACGCCAAGCGCGGCTCCGACTTCCTTACCTTCTCATGGAACAAGTTCTCCGACCACTGGAAGGCTAGTCTCATCGGCCACAGTGACAGCAACGGTGATCAAGACACCGGCAAGCTCCACGTTACTTACCACCACAACTACTGGAGCAACGTCAACAGCCGCGCCCCCTCCATTCGTTTCGGAATCGCGCATATTTACAGCAGCTGTTACGAGGATCTTCCCACCTCTGGAGTGAACTCTCGCATGGGTGCTCAAGTCCTCGTTGAAACTACTGCTTTTGTTAACGTTAAGCGACCTATTGTCACCAACCTTGACTCTAAGGAGCATGGATTCGCTATTGAGAAAGACAACCTTTTCGAGAACAGTGAGGCGCAGATTACGCAGGAGAAGGATTTCGTTCCTCCTTATGATTACACCACCGACTTTGCGGATTGTATCTGCGACTATCTCAAAGAGAAGGCTGGTACTGGTGTTATCAATATCTAA
- a CDS encoding related to multidrug resistance protein produces MSRTDEENPGVQAGRSRDSSMDVEKLGRQRPEVFKSIWAELGFGFSVFCSMLMAEFFVSGFHVILPPLAEELNIPSASQTWPSSVFSLITGAMLLPMGRLSDMYGGYIVFNGGLLWFMLWALVAGFSKNYMMLIFCRALQGFGPAAYLPGGVMLMGKFYRPGPRKNLIFALYGAFAPLGFFFGIFVAGLTAEYLDWRWYFWIGTIVFAVVSTVSLLAVPFDFRDRKTDIPMDWWGVGTIVPGLLLIVYSLTDSSHAPHGWATPYIIVTLILGVMFLASAWYVETHKARVPLLPADLFAPKGMNRLLAVLFMAFGTFGLFLFYSSFYMELVLHRSPLITAVWYIPMCVGGLIIGTVGGFTLHFLPGRVLLFISSLANAITMLLFALMPENPNYWAWVFPAMVCCTIGIDITFTVSNIFLTTNMPSHRQGLAGALINSVLFLGISFFLGIADIAVAETANLGLRKSYKVAFWLAFGVASIPLLFIPFIQIGSAKSELTMDERQRLENPPSVGESEAEQEAETQAQPQEPKT; encoded by the exons ATGAGTCGAACTGACGAAGAGAACCCTGGGGTCCAGGCTGGACGGAGCCGGGACTCTTCTatggatgttgagaagctcggtCGTCAACGACCTGAAGTGTTTAAGTCTATATGGGCCGAACTAGGTTTTGGTTTCTCTGTATTTTGTTCCATGTTAATGGCT GAATTCTTCGTCAGTGGATTTCATGTTATCCTTCCACCATTAGCCGAAGAACTCAATATCCCATCTGCTTCACAAACATGGCCTTCAAGTGTTTTCTCTCTTATAACAGGAGCAATGCTTCTACCAATGGGCCGCCTGAGCGACATGTACGGCGGATACATCGTCTTTAACGGTGGTCTCCTGTGGTTTATGCTCTGGGCACTCGTTGCGGGATTCAGCAAGAACTACATGATGCTTATTTTCTGccgagctcttcaaggctTTGGACCTGCTGCATACCTTCCTGGTGGTGTTATGCTGATGGGCAAATTCTATCGTCCAGGACCTCGAAAGAATCTCATCTTTGCTTTATACGGGGCCTTTGCACCCCTGGGGTTCTTCTTTGGTATCTTCGTTGCAGGTCTAACAGCAGAGTATCTTGACTGGCGCTGGTACTTTTGGATCGGCACTATCGTATTTGCCGTTGTATCCACCGTCTCCCTTCTCGCTGTCCCTTTCGACTTCCGCGATAGAAAGACTGATATCCCCATGGATTGGTGGGGGGTCGGAACTATTGTCCCTGGTCTTCTCCTTATTGTCTACTCTCTGACAGATAGTTCACATGCCCCCCACGGCTGGGCTACACCTTATATCATCGTCACACTTATCCTTGGAGTTATGTTCCTAGCCAGCGCATGGTACGTCGAAACGCATAAAGCCCGAGTTCCTCTATTGCCCGCCGACCTCTTTGCCCCTAAGGGGATGAATCGTCTGCTGGCTGTGCTCTTCATGGCCTTCGGCACCtttggcctcttcctcttctatTCTAGCTTCTACATGGAGTTGGTATTGCACAGGTCACCACTGATAACTGCGGTCTGGTACATCCCTATGTGCGTTGGTGGTCTCATCATTGGCACCGTTGGAGGCTTCACACTGCACTTCCTACCAGGACGAGTATTGCTTTTCATCTCGTCACTGGCTAATGCGATTACCATGTTGCTGTTTGCCCTTATGCCTGAGAATCCCAACTATTGGGCCTGGGTTTTCCCGGCAATGGTTTGTTGTACCATCGGCATCGACATCACCTTCACAGTCAGCAATATCTTCCTGACCACCAACATGCCAAGCCATAGACAGGGGCTCGCGGGAGCTCTAATCAACAGTGTTCTCTTCCTGGGAATCAGTTTCTTCCTCGGTATTGCAGACATTGCGGTTGCAGAAACGGCGAATCTGGGACTTCGAAAAAGCTACAAGGTGGCATTCTGGCTGGCTTTTGGCGTGGCATCGATTCCGTTGCTTTTCATCCCGTTCATCCAGATTGGGTCCGCTAAGAGCGAGCTTACAATGGATGAGCGGCAGAGATTGGAGAATCCACCATCTGTAGGAGAATCGGAGGCAGAGCAGGAGGCAGAAACACAAGCACAACCGCAGGAGCCGAAGACTTGA